The DNA segment AGTTTAGCCCCTACTCGCTCTTACTCAGCAGCGGTTGCTTACCTTAAGCAACTGCTCGTTTGTTGTGTCTTCCGAACCTGCCGCTGCTTGCTCCAGCTTAGTTGTCGTTCTAGCGCGTCAACTACTCACGCAACTAGACAGGTAATTGTCACCGGTTTGCCAAGGCAGTTGACATTCCACAGAACGCAAACGTTTTGCCGCCAAAGGTGCCATTACCACTGTCAAAGAGCGCCCTGTTTCCTGCTAGCCACAGCCGGGAACAGCGTCAAATTGTCTGAGGTTTGTATATCCCAAATAATTTCATCCTCCTGACTAACTACTATTAAGTAGTTAGTGGGTTTTGGAAGGGGCTCAAACGCTTATACAGTCTAGGTTTAAGGTAACTTTTTGGGGTTTCGATAGAAATGGAAAAGGTTTCTACTCATTAAGTTATTAAGCTTGTACTGAGGTAATCTAATCAGGTTTTAAGGGTCGCCTATGGGCTTTCAAAGGGGCGAGAATCCGAACTGTCTACTGCTGGGCACGAGGATTTGGGTGGAGCCCATTCGAGATTTGGCAGCCATCACACGCATCAAGAAGCTGCTGCGGCATTAGAACAGCATCGAGGGATTGTGTTACGAAAATCAAGTGTGAGTAGAATTCAAAGCAAACTGGTCGCTGATTGTGCCGTTAATCGTCCTGCGTGAGACCACCCAACTCACACACATCGACATTCTCATTTTTCCTGGAGGTGCCGTCTGCAAATACGGTCTTGAGATTGGATACGCAGGTCGCTCCAGCCACAACCGTTATACGACGAGACTCTGTGGGCTGGAGAGGCTGATCCAGGATATTTTTTCCCCTTATGCTTTTATTGGCTGCCTCAATATAAAATTCGACAATTGGAATGGAGGATTCGTTGCTCAAGGTAAAGTGTGAGTCTTCTGCATTCGTTCGTGTCGAAGTGCTGCCAAAGTTCGCGGGGATCGAACAAGCAGCCAAAGACAGCGCGGTCACGGGAATTACCAATGCCAATGCAAGTGTTGAAAGGTTCATTTTGGTACCGGAGGGTGTTTACTATGCGTGTCACTCTCTTCGGGATGTCCATCGCACACATCGGGATGACAAATTGCTCCAAGAGCAACAGGGAGATCCCTTGTATCAGCTGCTACAGCCGTAAATATCTAAATTCCTGTAAAGCTCACAAGAATTTACAACACGGTTTAATCAAAGCAGCGGTCATGCTAGGACAGAGCATCCTGCTCATATACTTCTAGGTTTGGGGCGTTGCTGAATAGAGGGATGGCTTCACTCATATTGAAATGAAGCGTCAAGGATTCCAGGTATTGCTTCATCCCCAGGATCAGCAACGCCAGGTTTGGTTCACTACATGCAGCACTTTGAGTAGCTGCCAATCAGGCAACTACTCAAAGTCATGAGACTGGACTATGGTGCCTGCTTTTTCAGGGATACAGTTTCTACCAAGGCAATTAAAAACTCGTTTTCAGTCTCATGAAATCTCGTCGTTTCGGCTCACTACAGCCTGTATGACTTAAGCAAGATTTAGGCCAGCGACTTTTTGAGACAGCTTGTCCTATCGTGAAACTCTGCTTATTGCTGGAGCTATCTGGCGCTAGCGACCAAAATTACTCCAATTCTATACATAGGTCAATCCAAGCTGCTTTTTAAGTTCATCGGGAATGTTTTTGGCTTTGTCTACTTCTTCCGGGGCGGGCCAGGTTGTACTTTGGTCAGATTGAACCCCGCTCAGGTTGGAACTGCTCAGGTCGGGCCTCGCGCTCTGTTTAGAGGTCGGTTTCTGCCAGTGCCTCAACCGCTGCCGATAGGTCAGACTGTAGCTGCTGGGCCAGATGGCTTAGGTAAGATCGGGGTGACTGCTGGCTCTGGCCACCATTCAAAAATCTGGCAAACTTGAGCGGGGGTTCCCACCCAAGTTTTTTTATGGCCTCGGATAATTGCGTGGAAGGGCAAAAGGCCCGTCAAATCACCTAAGCATTGACCACAGGCTGATCATTGACGATCTTGCTGTCACCATTGACAGCAAGCTTTTCTTGCAGTGCCGGATGCTCAAAACGCTCCAGAAAGATGTCTACCATTCGTCGCTGTTCTTCAACATCGACAATATTAGCCAGCATCTGGGCAAGCGGGTCGTTGCTGATAGTTGTTAGCAACGAGGGATTCGTGCGGATGGCTTCAATGACTCTAGTGTTTTGGGTAGTACTAAATAGGTAATGATGCGTTGTAGTGATGGATGAAATTCCACAGCAAGCCGATGTGGTTGCGCGAGCACTTCGAAAACGCAAGGCTACGCCTGACAAAGCGTGAGACTCGTTGCCTTAAGGTGTTGTTGAACCGCTCTATATAGCTCGTTTTGCCACTGTCCTTACTCACCTTTGAGGTGAACGTAATCTTGAAGCCATTGCTCCGAAACCTGTGCTGCTCGGGCAATTCCAGCCATTGAAAGGCGCTCTAGCAGAAGACGGTCAACCAAGTCCCGAGTAGCTTGGTCGATTCGCTTATCGGTAGGGTGCTCGACGAACTGATAGCCGCAGTTACGGCACAGAAATCGTTGTTTACCCGTATGGATACGTCCATTCCTAACCGTGCGGGATGAGTTGCATTTTGAGCAGGTTGGCATTGCTCTCCGGTAGATAGCTTCCCTCCTACCCTAACAAATCGATCATTACCTCTGGAGTTCTACCGACAACCCGTCTAAAATTCAAAGCTAGATAAACCCCCATGATTTATCTTTTTTAGCTTTTCTAAAGGTGCTGACATGCTCATCGGCTATGCACGGGTGTTTAAGGCAGATGGTTCACAGCTACTTGATCTGCAAATGGATGCCCTGGTTCGAGCGGGCGTGCCTGACAGTCGGATTTACTACGACCGGGTTTCAGGCAAGAGAGCCTAACGGCCTGGTCTCGATGCCTGTCTCAAAGCACTCCAACCTGGAAACACGCTAGTCGTTTGGAAACCTGATCGCTTGGGACGAGACTTGAAACACCTCATCAACACTATTGATGACTTGCGACAACGGGATGTAGGCTTCAAAGTCCTCTCTGGAGCTGACGCAGAAATTGATACGACCACTGCCAATGGCCACTTGTTCTTCGCAGTCTTTGCAGCACTGGTAGAGTATGAACGAGAACTGATTGCGAATACCGGGACTCGGTACGCTCTAGCGATAAGCACTTCGTCAAAACAAGCGGTCCGCGGTGGCTAAGTCTGCTGCTGGTGCAGATTAGCTAGGCAGGACAGGTTTGGGCACTGCCGTTTTTGACTGTGCTGGCTCCATCAGAACGCTACAACCAGCAGCAAGGACATCGACACAAAGCGTTAACTGCACTCTGTTTTTGCGATAGAACCTTTAATATTTATCTCAGCATTGATTGGTAATGGTTTGAAAACATAGATTTAGAGGCCAGTAAAAATTTATGGAGACTGCGAAATCTTCCTCAAAAGGTGTCTCCCTTCGCCTTCTATTAGTTTTGCCGTTTATGATCCAGATTTTTGCTGCGGTAGGAATTACGGGTTGGCTATCGCTGCGTAATGGTCAGCGGGCGGTCAATGACGTTGTATCCCAGTTACAAAATGAGGTTACTGCACGAATTTCTAAACATTTGGCAGACTTTGTTGCAGTCCCCCAAATGGTTACAGAAATCAATGCGAGTGCCATTCAATATGACACGCTAGATTTGCAGAATGCAGCGGTCTTGGAGAGTCATTTCTGGCAGCAAATGCGGGTGTTTGAGACCTTGCGACCGATCGCCTTTGGGAGCGCGCAGGGCACCATCCACGCCGTTGACCGGATGCCAGATGGTGCTCTGGTGATTCGGGTGATCGATTCATCCACCGACGGTGCGTATTACACCTACAGCATTGATCCTCAAGGCACCCGCGATCGCCTGCTAAAAGTTAATGATAGCTTTGATCCCCGTATCCGCCCTTGGTACACCAAAGCCGTTCAAGATGGCAAGCCGACCTGGACTGAAGTCTATCCTTACTTCTCAACGTTAGGATTGGCGATTAGCGCCACCCATCCCCTCTATGACGAAACCGGACGTTTAGTAGGCGTGACAAACGCCACCCTGTCGCTGGCCAAATTAGGCAACTTTTTAGGCAGTCTGAAGATTGGGCGCTCGGGTCAAACTTTTATCATGGAGCGTTCTGGTAATTTGGTTGCGAGTTCGACCACGGAACCACCGTTTCTCTTGCTAGAAGAAGGGAGTGAGGAGAAGCGGGAACGGTTAGCGGCGATCGCTAGTGAAGATGCCATCACGCGACTCACTGCCCAAGCTCTCAAGGACAATTTCGGAACCTTCAACAATATTGACCGGAGTCAGCAACTCGTTCACACCATTGACGGCAAAAAATATCTGATTCAGGTGACGCCCTTTAGCGATCGCTATGGGCTGGATTGGCTCATAGTAGTCACGGTGCCGGAAGCCGACTTCATGGAATACATTGAGGCGAATACCCGGACCACCATTTTGCTGTGTTTGCTGGCGCTAATGATTGCCACCGCGCTAGGAATTTGGACATCCCGCTGGATTGCCCGCCCAATTGTGCAGCTCAACCAGGCAAGTCAGGCAATCGCCGATGGCAAAATTGACCAGCAAGTGACGGTCAAAGGTATTAAGGAGTTACAAACCCTCGCTCGTTCTTTTAACCAGATGGCCTATCAACTCAAAACGGCGTTCACAGATTTAGAGGCACGGGTAGAGCAGCGCACCGCCCAACTGCAAGAGGCCAAAGTGGCAGCAGAGGTGGCGAATCGAGCCAAAGGCGAGTTTTTGGCGAACATGAGCCATGAACTGCGGACACCGCTCAATGCCATCCTAGGGTTTGCCCAAATGCTGAGGCATCAATGTATCGAGAACGCTGAGCAACGCAATGGCCTAGACATCATCAGTCGCAGCGGCGAGCATCTCCTCAACTTGATCAATGATGTGTTGGATATGTCAAAGATTGAGGCAGGCCAAACCTCGCTAATGTTGGATAGCTTCGATCTCTACGAGATGCTGCGCCTCATTGAGGAAACATTTCAGCTGCGGGCCAGCACTAAAGGGGTATCCCTGGTATTTCGGCGATCGGCCGAGGTTCCTCGCTACATTCGTGCTGATGAACGCAAGTTGCGGCAGATTTTAATCAACCTGCTGAGTAATGCGATCAAGTTTACTGAAGCTGGATCGGTCGTTCTGGAAGCACAGGCCACCGTTCCGGTCACTTCCGCTGAAGCCACCGAACCCGCTACTTTGCCAGTCACCCGCCTGCATTTCGCCGTTAGCGATACGGGGGCAGGCATTGCGTCGGAGGATCTAGAGCGCATCTTTGAACCCTTTCTGCAAACCACTTTGGGAGAGCAAGCTGGACAGGGAACTGGGCTTGGGTTACCCATTAGCCGTCGGTTTGTCGAGCTGATGGGGGGAGCAATGGCAGTGGACAGTACACCGGGCCAGGGAAGTCGATTTTACTTTGAAATTCTAGTTAGGATCGCGGCTGCCAGCGATCTGCCGACGCCAGCGCCTAAACGGCGTGTGGTTGGGTTCATGCCGGGTCAGCAAACTTACCGAATTTTGGTGGTCGATGATCGCTGGGAAAATCGCCACTTGGTAGTGCGCTTGCTGAAGCCTCTGGGTTTTGCGGTGCAGGAAGCCGAGAATGGTGAAGCGGCAATCACGAGCTGGCAACATTGGCAACCCCATCTCATCTGGATGGATATGCGTATGTCCATGCTGGACGGCTACGAAGCGACCCGCCAAATCCGGACGTTGGAGCAGCAGGCAGAGAGTGATCGCCCGTTGGTGAAAATCATTGCGTTGACCACGAGCACCTATGAAGAAGAACGATCAATCGTGCTGTCGGTGGGCTGTGATGATTTCGTTCGCAAACCCTTCCAGGAAGAAACTCTCTTCAGCAAGATGACCCAACATTTAGGTGTGCAGTTTCAATATGTCGAGCTGGAGGCAGATTTTCCCTCTGCAGCGGAGCCTGCTTCGCAATTCTCTACCCTCACGGCAGCCGATCTGGCAGTGATGCCGGACTCATGACGCATAGAACTTTATCAGGCATCACAAACGTTAAATGCACAACGCATCTTATCCGTTATTGCCAAAATTCCTGCTGAACATCACCCTCTAGCCAATCAGCTTCAGACCGTGGTAAGTAACTTCAGGTACGACATCATTATTGAATTGAGTAAACCCAAAGTTTAAAGTTAAGCTTCAAATTTACCCGTGAGGTAATTCCCAAAAGATAACGATATTGAATACCGATGCATTTTATCAAAAGAATCGAAGCTAACACCATTACTGGAGTAGGTTACTACCAACCATGTCTGCACCCGCAGAGGCGACTTCAATAACCTCAGCCAAAGTTCTGATCGTTGATGATACGCCAACCAACTTGCGACTGCTCTCCAACACCCTCATTCAGCAAGGATATGACGTTCAATGTGCGATTTCGGGTGAACTGGCGCTGATCGGCGTACGGGCAAGCAAACCGGATATCATTCTGCTTGACATCACAATGCCGCAGATGGACGGTTTTGAGGTATGTAGACAACTGAAGGCGGAGAGTACGACTCAAAATATCCCAGTGATCTTTTTGAGTGCCTTAGACGATTCCTTTGACAAGGTTAGGGCATTTCAAGCGGGAGGCATCGACTATATTACGAAACCCTTTCAAGTCGAAGAAGTCGTTGCCCGAGTTGCCAATCACCTCGCCCTACAACGTGCTCAGACAGCGATCTTGAGTCTCAATACAGAATTGGAGCAGCGAGTTGAAGAACGCACGCAATCCCTTCAGCAGCTCAATTTAGAGTTACAGGCTAGCGAGGAACGCTTTCGCACCGTTGCTAATGCCGCCCCTGTTTTAATCTGGATGGTTGGTATTGACGCTTCATGCCAGTTTGTGAACCAGCACTGGCTGAACTTTACAGGATGCTCTTTTACAGAAGTCCTCAACCGGGGATGGGTGAGCCGCATCCATCCAGCAGAGCGATCGCAGTATGAGCAACTCTATCAGACCACGCTGGAGCAGCATCAACCCTTTACATTGGAGTATCGTTTGCTGAACGCCAATTCGGAATATCGCTGGATTTTAGAAACGAGTGTGCCTCTGTATGAGGGGGATGAGTGTGTGGGGTTTATTGGCTCTGGCATCGACATCCATGATCGTAGGCAAGCCGAGGAGCAACTCATTCATAACGCGCTTCACGATAGCTTGACTGACTTACCGAACCGTGTACTGCTGATGGAGCGGTTGGAACTTTCCCTTAACCGAATGGGCCGATCGAGTAGTCTCCATTTTGCAGTTCTGTTTCTGGATTTAGATCGCTTCAAGCTGATCAACGATGGGCTCGGGCATCTGGCGGGCGATTGTTTACTGGTTCAGTTTGCTTCCCGATTGGAGCGGGTGATTCGCCCGACTGATCTGTTAGCGCGATTAGGAGGAGATGAGTTTGTCTTGCTCCTAGAAGATATTAATGGTTTACAAGATGCTGTCCATATAGCAAATCGAATTTTAGAAGAGCTGCGATCACCATTTACGATCGCAGGCCAAGAAGTCTTCTTAACGGCCAGTATCGGCATTGTTCTAAATGCGCCCCACTATTACCAGGGAACAGAGCTATTGCGAGATGCCGATACGGCCATGTATGAGGCCAAAAAACGCGGCAAAGCCCGGTACGAAATATTCAATTCAGAAATGCACCAAGTGGCGCTCAAGCAACTCCATTTGGAGAATGATTTGCGGAAAGCACTGGAGCAACAGCAGTTTGTGATCCACTACCAGCCGATTGTTGATCTTCACACAGGTGAATTGGTTGGTCTTGAAGCGCTCGTCCGGTGGCAACCGCCTCAAGGCATGGTGCTCCCCAACGAGTTCATCCCCGTTGCTGAAGAAACTGGGTTGATTATTCCGTTAGGTGAGTGGGTGCTGCGAACGGCGTGTTACCGGGTTAAGCAGTGGCAAGAGCAGTTTCCTAGGGTATCGTTGCGGCTCAGCGTGAATCTTTCAGCAAAGCAGCTTCAGGAACCCACTTTTTTGACTCAAGTTGATCGCGTCCTTCAGGCAACAGGGTTATCGGGACATCACCTGACGTTAGAAATTACGGAAAGCATGTTGATTGAGAACGTCGAAAATGTCATTGCGATCTTGCAGCAGTTACGCGATCGCCAGATTCAAATCGATATTGATGACTTTGGAACGGGCTATTCATCCCTGAGCTATTTGCACCGATTCCCGATTCATGCACTCAAAATTGATCAGTCATTTACTCAGACGGTAGACGTGAACCCCAACATTGTGGAGGCCATCATTTCTTTAGGCCACGCCCTTGGGTTGGATGTCGTCGCCGAAGGCATTGGAACAGCGGAGCAGCAGTCTACTATCAGAAGCTTGGGTTGCCGATATGGGCAGGGCTACTATTTGGGACGCCCTTTGTCCACAAATGAAATGGACCGCTTCCTGTCAACTCAAACTCAACTCCCTTGATTGCTCCGACTTCGCGAGCTGCAATTTAGGGCGATCTGGTTCATTTGTCTTGCCCGCTTAGCTGCTAGACGCGCAACTAAGCAACGACAGAATGGGCCTTTCAGCCAGCGAAACGGGCAAAAACAGGCTTTGTACTAGTCAGCTCTCAGAAAATCTAGTCCGTTTCTAGGCCAGAGGGTGTACTAGCGGGACCCTTTGCCACGTTAAGGCTTTGGTGGACTGGCTACTCTAGAGCCTTCTTAAAGGCTGTCATTACCCTCATCAGGCTCGTGGCTATGGGTAGCATCAGACAACTCAATCCTTGCGATCGCACTTTCAAGTTCTCCTTGTAGTTCCTCTGCCGATGGCAAGCTACTTCTTAAATCTGCTGACAAGTCCTTCTTCGTCTTCTTGGCCACACTCCTCGCAACCCGCCAAAGGGGATTGACAATGGCTCACGGCTGAGTATGGTTCTCACCATAGCTGTATCCGACCAGCCTTCTTTTCTCTCCCGGCCTTTCATTGGAGATTGGCCTAATGGGCAGTTTTGGCATAGATACTAATAGATGGCGTGGGTAGCGTTGATCCGACTTCATTTGGGTTGTTGTTCATGAGCGCTAGGTAGTTGCCGCGATCGCTAAACGCAACCCGATAGCCATGAGGCCAGTCCTGAACTTCTCCAGTTCTCACACTGCCCAAGCGCGCTCCAGCCACCTGCCCCCCGAAAAAATAGCTATCGCCATCTGGACTTAGCCCAATGGCATCATCTGATCGATCAGCCGGTAGCTCAGTGCTGGTCACGCGCGCGCCCGTTTGTGAATTCCAAGTGACCAGCAGTCCATCGTAAGGCGATCGCGTTAGCACATTGAGCAACCCATCGTTTCTAAAGACCATATCCATCCCCCAGAAGAGGACATCTTCCGGCGGCAGCGTCCTAGCATACTCAAACATGCCGCTCTGATTGAGTCGCCATAGGTCTACACGACCCGATGAATCATTTGGGTATATCTGAATGGCTAAAAATTGACCATTGGGGCTAATGGCAAATCTACCGCTGGTTTCTAGAGATTGCACCGCTTCACCGTTCGCCGTGTTCCACAGAGCTAGTTGTGGCGTAGAAGCGCCGTCTTGCTGTGGGTTCACAAACGTTATGATCCGCTGATTGTCATGGCTAAAGGCAATCTGACCCCCATCGATGGCTGACTCTGCCCTGCTGATTGTTTTTTTCCACAGCGGCTGACCTGCCTCGATAGTCCATGCCGCTAGTTCCACGGTGTTTGTGGGAGAAGTTTGCGCGATCGCCGCCACCTTCGTCCCGTCCTTGCTGATCGCCGCCCCATCAAAACGAGTCTGATCACCAGCGGCAATCTCCTTGATTAGCGCCCCTGTTTGCGTATTCCATATCTGAAGCGTTGCACCGTCTGTGGTCAAGGCCAGTAGCCGTTGTCCATCCGCGCTAAAGCTAAACCCTGCCGCTGCCGTTGGCAGGGTTGTTATGGGCGCTTTATTCCAGCGAGCACCAGTTGCTGCCACAGGTTGCGCCCTACCATCGTTGACCAGCGCCCGATGGACAAAAGCCGCCACCTCAGCGCGGGTCGCTGGGCGATTGGGCACGAGTTGATCGAGGGCAGGATAGTTAACAACGATGTTGGCGGCTCTGGCAGCAGTTATGCCAGGGCGAGCATATTCCGGAATGGCATCAGCATCTTTATAGGCAGATAGGTCCGCTATACTACCACCCTGATATCCCAATCCATTGGCGATAGAAATCAGGGCCTGTACGCGGGGTATCGGTTGATTGGGCTTAAACTCATTCCCCAGATATCCTGAGAGAAAGCCCGCAGTGCGAGCTTTAGCAATATAGCCAGCAGCCCAGTGATCGTTAGGCACATCCGCAAAGGTTGGAGTACTGGACTGCGTTGCATTCAACCGCTCATTCGGTACTTGAAAAGGTTGCGCTGACATAAACGCTTGATTCAAAATCGCCGCAAACTGTGCGCGGGTTACGGGTTCGTTAGGCTGGAACGTGCCATCGGGGAAGCCGCTAATTACACTGAACCGTGCCAGGCCTGATATGTACTCATAAGCCCAGTAGTCGGCAGGGACATCTCTAAAGGAGGTGCTTGGCGCTGGGGTGGGTGCAGGCACTTGTGCAGGCACAGGCGTTTGCGCTGATACAGACGCACTCAAAGGTGTGAGTAAGCTGAGGCTCAAGCTAAGCGCTAGGCCGAGGCAAAATTGTGATCTCAAGCGCATGTGGTTATTCGCGGGTAGTTTAAGGGAGTAGCAGGTCTCATATTCCGTCCATCTGGAACGGACTAAATTTATAAGCTGAGCCTATATCGAATAATTAGCCAGATTACCCTAGTGAACTGCAATTGGGCTGAAAGTGATGAGCAGATTTCTAGCTGGCACTGCTGACCCACAAAATCAAGTACTGAGAATCCATAATTGTCCGCGCGAAAGCAACAATACAGCACCGCTGTAGCGCGTCTGGCCGGTGGATGTCCGCTCGATGGAGGGGTTAGGCAACGCCATGGTGACGCAGAACAAGGCCCGTAGCAGCAAACGCCTCGTTCCCCGCCAAGCGACCAGAAACCCGCTTCACCACTTCGAACCCTTCGCTAAGGTACAACTGTAGAGCGGCTTCATTGCCTTCGAGAACGTCGAGCGAAACCGGACCGGATTCACAAGAAATTGCCTCACGCACCAGCCGCCTCGCGACTCCGCGGCGCTGATGCCGCGGGCTGACGTAGAGCCAAGTGATTTCGCCTTCAGCGATTGCGATGAAGCCCAACGGAATGCCCTCGTCATCCGCGACCAGCACCCTACCATCAAACAGGCCCTCACCCTCTGCAGTCTCCTCAAGCGTCAGAAACGCGTCCATCAACCCGCTCGCCTCGAGTTCTTGCTTGCGCGCTTCATCATGGATCACACATAGATGTGGCCAGTCGGACGATTCGTACTCGCGGATCCGCATACGGTGCCTAACTCGTAATTAGAGGAAAAATTTCTGCCTAATCCCCCATGCGGGATCTTAGGTGGAAATCTGTCTGCCTAACCCCCCCCACCGACATCTCAAAATGATTTGATACTGAATACCAACAGACAAACTCTTAACCACTGCCTCAACAGATAACCTAAGCAGCACAACGACCAAGCTCACTCGCCGCCGGAAGCGGAGCGAGGAACGAGCGAAGCTGTAGGCGGTCGGGTGAACTTGGTCGTTGTGCTACGGTTGGAGAGTTCCAGCTTGGTTGATTACTCGCTCAATTGCCTCACCATGACGGCCACTCGCACATTGTTATATTCGGTCGTCTCGATGACATTCCAGCCAAGACGTTTATACAAACCTCCGTCCAAAGACTCGGTTTGCAAGTAAAGCTCCTTGACTCCAAAATCGTTGGCGATTGCAGCAATCTTCTCAGCCAAGACCGACCCTACACCATAACCTCTGAACTTAGGAGCAACAAAGAGGCTCCCCAGCCAAAACTCCCTTTCAGGATAAATGCTCATCTCGCGCAATTTGAACTGAGCAACGCCCAGCACCCTATCCTTTGAAACCGCCAGAATGTGGAAAGGAGGTTTATGACGGTTGAGTTTGCCTCTTATTCTTTTAATCGTTTTCTCAACCGAGTTGCCAGGCACCTTGCCCCACTCTTCGTAATACCACTGCGCTACCGTCGGGATGGCATCTTGTCTGTCTGCCAGAAACACGAAAGCTAAATCCTCATCGGATATTTTCATAGTTCGTGCTCCTATCTATTCGTCCTATTTAAATGTTGCGCTGCCGTCAAGCCGCACGCCGCAGCAGAACGTTCCCGACCAGCGGCGGTAGATCACTTCGAACTTAGCACTAGCGGCTCCCGTCTGTCCGCTGCGTTGGGGTTGTTATGCGCCACTAGTGGGTCTAAGCAAAGTAGGTTGACCAAACAGATGAACTTGGTTCTTGAGAATGACTATACTCTCTTCGTCATTACATAGGTAAGTGTCATAGTTTCGTTGTGTCACAAGCTTGCGCGCTCTATGGAGTTCTGCCTGCTGCTTTGTTGCATGGGGCACAAACATGAAGTTGACTAAGCCAAGCGATGAGAAATCACCAAGTCCGACGTGGTTTACGTCGCCACAAAGGGCTGCGGATTCAATCGTTGGGGTAAGAAGCATTGCACCAGCACTAATCCCAATGAAGGCGTTGCTGATCCTGGGGATGAAGCAATACCTGGAATCCTTGACGCTTCATTTCAATATGAGTGAAGCCATCCCTCTATTCAGCAACGCCCCCAATGAAGACACCACCCGATTGAGCGAACTTGATCATTTTTTCGCCTAGACCACGAGACTTTAGTGAATGAAGAAATCGGTAAGTGTTACCTCCAGATAGATGAACAATCGGTTTGCTGAGCACCCTATCCATTAGAGTTTCATCAAAACCACTCTCAAAATCAATGTAAGTATCAAGATTGACCCCTATAGATTCATAGCCATCTCGAGCCTTATTGAAAAAGTACCGCTCAGCGTCCGGCTGAGATGCTATGAAAGCTGCCGAAGTATCTTTAAAGGAAAGCGATTCAACAAGAAACTTAACCGCTGTAGCACCGCTTTCAGTTTCTTGAGTACTAAGAAGGGCTAGTTTCATTCACGTACTAAAGGATTGCAACTTGTCTCCAGTGATGCTTCAACGCTCTCAAGTACTTTCCTCTTGGGCTAGTTATTGGCCCTGCAGATTCCAAAGCCAAGCGGTACCGTCTCTTTCGCCTGTTGCGAGGTGCTGTCCATCGGGGCTAAAAGCGAGAGACAAGACGCCCCCCTGATGCCCCTCTAGCAGTGCGAGTTGTTGGCCCTGGAGATTCCAAATCCGAGCGGTATCATCGCCGAGTCCAAGGGTCGCGATATGCTGTCCATCGGGGCTAAAAGCGACAGACAAGACGCCTCCCTGATGCCCCTCTAGCAGTGCAAGTTGTTGGCCCTGGAGATTCCAAATCCGAGTAGTGTCGTCGAATCCAGCTGTTACAAGGGATTGGCCATCGGGGCTAAAAGCGATAGAAGAGACGATCCCCTGATGGCCCTCTAACAGTGCAAGTTGTTG comes from the Pseudanabaena sp. FACHB-2040 genome and includes:
- a CDS encoding Type 1 glutamine amidotransferase-like domain-containing protein, which encodes MKLALLSTQETESGATAVKFLVESLSFKDTSAAFIASQPDAERYFFNKARDGYESIGVNLDTYIDFESGFDETLMDRVLSKPIVHLSGGNTYRFLHSLKSRGLGEKMIKFAQSGGVFIGGVAE
- a CDS encoding WD40 repeat domain-containing protein, which encodes MATGLSNYQSLATAGQDGTARIWNLQGQQLALLEGHQGIVSSIAFSPDGQSLVTAGFDDTTRIWNLQGQQLALLEGHQGGVLSVAFSPDGQHIATLGLGDDTARIWNLQGQQLALLEGHQGGVLSLAFSPDGQHLATGERDGTAWLWNLQGQ
- a CDS encoding GNAT family N-acetyltransferase; the encoded protein is MKISDEDLAFVFLADRQDAIPTVAQWYYEEWGKVPGNSVEKTIKRIRGKLNRHKPPFHILAVSKDRVLGVAQFKLREMSIYPEREFWLGSLFVAPKFRGYGVGSVLAEKIAAIANDFGVKELYLQTESLDGGLYKRLGWNVIETTEYNNVRVAVMVRQLSE